The Arachis hypogaea cultivar Tifrunner chromosome 19, arahy.Tifrunner.gnm2.J5K5, whole genome shotgun sequence genome has a window encoding:
- the LOC112776324 gene encoding putative F-box/LRR-repeat protein At3g59160 isoform X2, which yields MHINDLSLSNSSTHWLPYEDAARTSVLSKAWHETWSSFPILVFDGSQGGHMLWMDRKDPLTIQENRRKANSFLKSVDRRLVRFHHHGFAIKEFNLSMMFFHPRFMPHLVDLWMKIVGESSSIQVLKLELELADCYFGCEFDSHAVDNYYYLPPDILKAKSLTELVLSGKIRADKLIVNHRIRFPMLRILSLVYVYLGHEQALEDLISGCPMIEDLVLEHCVGLENVKVHDLPKLKSAKFSGFREIHVDVPSLEYLELGNGKLEFPCDISIDKCRNLKVFILEAVSSVFVSNQWLRELFDKFPFLETLELSGCVTSESLMISSSRLKVLSFQACLELKEAKIDAPNLESCRYYGNSSHMPAAISFVNCSNQVDFDFGFPLESRMDLKRLRAFFQNIAPINVMVSLYLGIMRASSIVFNEDVLQNVQVPLPRIKELRLSVAEKTEEFCVLLINDLFWSFRPAIISLNVRLCSRIFLKLLLEKLRCNNEEERCCSSSQMKCWWHDLKDVKVRSYPEKYENISDCEALLDSMPLNFSFPALRLNFQLEWDSLHTSLSGGGINAGPSVN from the exons ATGCACATCAACGATCTCAGTCTCAGCAATTCTTCAACACACTG GTTGCCTTACGAAGATGCTGCAAGGACCAGTGTTTTGTCCAAGGCTTGGCATGAAACATGGTCCTCATTCCCCATCTTGGTCTTCGACGGCTCTCAAGGCGGCCACATGCTCTGGATGGATAGAAAAGATCCCCTGACGATACAAGAAAACAGGAGGAAAGCGAACAGCTTCCTCAAGTCTGTGGATAGGAGACTTGTTAGGTTCCACCACCACGGCTTTGCCATCAAAGAATTTAACCTGAGTATGATGTTCTTCCATCCTCGGTTCATGCCACATCTCGTCGACCtgtggatgaagatagtaggtgaAAGTAGCAGTATTCAGGTGCTAAAGCTTGAACTTGAACTTGCTGACTGTTACTTTGGATGTGAGTTTGACTCACACGCCGTTGATAATTATTACTACTTGCCACCAGATATACTGAAAGCCAAGTCATTAACTGAATTAGTGTTGTCAGGGAAGATTAGAGCAGACAAATTGATTGTAAATCACAGAATTAGGTTCCCTATGTTGCGGATATTGTCCTTAGTTTATGTTTATTTGGGACATGAACAAGCGCTTGAAGATCTCATTTCTGGTTGTCCTATGATTGAGGATTTAGTATTGGAGCACTGTGTTGGATTGGAAAATGTAAAAGTACATGATTTGCCTAAGCTAAAGTCTGCTAAGTTTTCTGGATTTCGTGAAATTCATGTTGATGTACCGAGTCTAGAGTATCTTGAACTTGGTAATGGCAAATTAGAGTTCCCTTGTGATATCAGTATAGACAAGTGCAGAAATTTGAAGGTGTTTATTTTAGAGGCTGTGAGTTCTGTTTTTGTCTCTAACCAATGGTTGCGTGAACTTTTTGACAAGTTTCCTTTCCTTGAGACGTTGGAATTAAGTGGTTGTGTTACATCTGAGAGCCTAATGATCTCCAGTTCTAGGCTCAAGGTTTTGTCCTTCCAGGCTTGCTTAGAGTTGAAGGAAGCTAAGATCGATGCGCCGAATTTAGAGTCATGTAGATATTATGGAAACTCCAGCCACATGCCAGCAGCTATATCTTTTGTGAATTGTTCAAATCAGGTGGATTTTGATTTTGGCTTCCCACTAGAATCTCGTATGGATTTGAAAAGGCTTAGGGCATTTTTCCAGAACATAGCACCAATAAATGTTATGGTATCCTTGTATCTTGGAATCATGAGAGCTTCATCT ATTGTGTTCAATGAAGATGTACTACAAAATGTTCAAGTCCCTTTGCCAAGGATCAAAGAATTGAGGTTATCGGTAGCTGAAAAAACTGAAGAGTTCTGTGTGCTTCTTATCAATGATTTGTTTTGGAGCTTCCGTCCTGCTATTATTTCTTTGAACGTGAGACTTTGCAGCAGAATATTCCTTAAG CTACTATTGGAGAAGCTAAGGTGCAACAACGAGGAAGAGAGATGCTGCAGTTCAAGTCAAATGAAATGTTGGTGGCATGATTTGAAAGATGTCAAAGTCAGAAGCTATCCTGAGAAATATGAGAACATCAGTGATTGTGAAGCACTCTTGGATTCAATGCCATTAAATTTTTCTTTCCCGGCTCTTCGGCTTAACTTTCAGTTAGAGTGGGACTCGTTACA TACTTCTCTGTCCGGCGGCGGCATCAATGCCGGTCCCAGCGTCAACTAA
- the LOC140182068 gene encoding uncharacterized protein, whose protein sequence is MLRILSLVYVYLGHEQALEDIISGCPMIEELILENCVGLENVKVHDLPKLKSAKFSGFREIHVDVPSLEYLHLGNDEFEFPCDISIDKCRNLKVFLLGVVSSVFVSNQWLRELFDKFPFLERLELSGCVTSESLMISSSRLKVLSFKACVELKEAKIDAPNLESCRYSGQSSHMPAAISFVNCSNQVDFDFVFPIESRMDLKRLRAFFQNIAPRNVMVSLYLGILNGSSMVFNEDVLQNVQVPLPRIKELRLSVAEETEELCVLLINDLFWSFRPAIISLNVKVCSRIFLKLLLEKLRSNNEKERCCSSNQMKCWWHDLKDVKVRSSPEKYKNLSDCEELLDSLPMNFSSPDCEELLDSLPMKFSSPALQLNFQLEWNSL, encoded by the exons ATGTTGCGGATATTGTCCTTAGTTTATGTTTATTTGGGACATGAACAAGCGCTTGAAGATATCATTTCTGGTTGTCCTATGATTGAGGAATTAATATTGGAGAATTGTGTTGGGTTGGAAAATGTAAAAGTACATGATTTGCCTAAGCTAAAGTCTGCTAAGTTTTCTGGATTTCGTGAAATTCATGTTGATGTGCCGAGTCTAGAGTATCTTCATCTTGGTAATGACGAATTTGAGTTCCCTTGTGATATCAGTATAGACAAGTGCAGAAATTTGAAGGTGTTTCTTTTAGGGGTTGTGAGTTCTGTTTTTGTCTCTAACCAATGGTTGCGTGAACTTTTTGACAAGTTTCCTTTCCTTGAGAGGTTGGAATTAAGTGGTTGTGTTACATCTGAGAGCCTAATGATCTCCAGTTCTCGCCTCAAGGTTTTGTCCTTCAAGGCTTGCGTTGAGTTGAAGGAAGCTAAGATCGATGCGCCGAATTTAGAGTCATGTAGATATTCTGGACAATCCAGCCACATGCCAGCAGCTATATCTTTTGTGAATTGTTCAAATCAGGTGGATTTTGATTTTGTCTTCCCAATAGAATCTCGTATGGATTTGAAAAGGCTTAGGGCATTTTTCCAGAACATAGCACCAAGAAATGTTATGGTATCCTTGTATCTTGGAATCCTGAATGGTTCATCT ATGGTGTTCAATGAAGATGTACTACAAAATGTTCAAGTCCCTCTGCCAAGGATCAAAGAATTGAGGTTATCGGTAGCTGAAGAAACTGAAGAGTTGTGTGTGCTTCTTATCAATGATTTGTTTTGGAGCTTCCGTCCTGCTATTATTTCTTTGAACGTGAAAGTCTGCAGCAGAATATTCCTTAAG TTATTATTGGAGAAGCTAAGGAGCAACAACGAGAAAGAGAGATGCTGCAGTTCAAATCAAATGAAATGTTGGTGGCATGATTTGAAAGATGTCAAAGTCAGAAGCTCTCCTGAGAAATATAAGAACCTCAGTGATTGTGAAGAACTCTTGGATTCATTGCCAATGAATTTTTCTTCTCCGGATTGTGAAGAACTCTTGGATTCATTGCCAATGAAGTTTTCTTCTCCGGCTCTGCAGCTTAACTTTCAGTTAGAGTGGAACTCATTATAG
- the LOC112776324 gene encoding FBD-associated F-box protein At5g60610 isoform X1 — translation MDKISDLPKIILHDILSRLPYEDAARTSVLSKAWHETWSSFPILVFDGSQGGHMLWMDRKDPLTIQENRRKANSFLKSVDRRLVRFHHHGFAIKEFNLSMMFFHPRFMPHLVDLWMKIVGESSSIQVLKLELELADCYFGCEFDSHAVDNYYYLPPDILKAKSLTELVLSGKIRADKLIVNHRIRFPMLRILSLVYVYLGHEQALEDLISGCPMIEDLVLEHCVGLENVKVHDLPKLKSAKFSGFREIHVDVPSLEYLELGNGKLEFPCDISIDKCRNLKVFILEAVSSVFVSNQWLRELFDKFPFLETLELSGCVTSESLMISSSRLKVLSFQACLELKEAKIDAPNLESCRYYGNSSHMPAAISFVNCSNQVDFDFGFPLESRMDLKRLRAFFQNIAPINVMVSLYLGIMRASSIVFNEDVLQNVQVPLPRIKELRLSVAEKTEEFCVLLINDLFWSFRPAIISLNVRLCSRIFLKLLLEKLRCNNEEERCCSSSQMKCWWHDLKDVKVRSYPEKYENISDCEALLDSMPLNFSFPALRLNFQLEWDSLHTSLSGGGINAGPSVN, via the exons ATGGACAAAATTTCTGATCTGCCAAAGATAATCCTGCATGACATTCTTTCAAGGTTGCCTTACGAAGATGCTGCAAGGACCAGTGTTTTGTCCAAGGCTTGGCATGAAACATGGTCCTCATTCCCCATCTTGGTCTTCGACGGCTCTCAAGGCGGCCACATGCTCTGGATGGATAGAAAAGATCCCCTGACGATACAAGAAAACAGGAGGAAAGCGAACAGCTTCCTCAAGTCTGTGGATAGGAGACTTGTTAGGTTCCACCACCACGGCTTTGCCATCAAAGAATTTAACCTGAGTATGATGTTCTTCCATCCTCGGTTCATGCCACATCTCGTCGACCtgtggatgaagatagtaggtgaAAGTAGCAGTATTCAGGTGCTAAAGCTTGAACTTGAACTTGCTGACTGTTACTTTGGATGTGAGTTTGACTCACACGCCGTTGATAATTATTACTACTTGCCACCAGATATACTGAAAGCCAAGTCATTAACTGAATTAGTGTTGTCAGGGAAGATTAGAGCAGACAAATTGATTGTAAATCACAGAATTAGGTTCCCTATGTTGCGGATATTGTCCTTAGTTTATGTTTATTTGGGACATGAACAAGCGCTTGAAGATCTCATTTCTGGTTGTCCTATGATTGAGGATTTAGTATTGGAGCACTGTGTTGGATTGGAAAATGTAAAAGTACATGATTTGCCTAAGCTAAAGTCTGCTAAGTTTTCTGGATTTCGTGAAATTCATGTTGATGTACCGAGTCTAGAGTATCTTGAACTTGGTAATGGCAAATTAGAGTTCCCTTGTGATATCAGTATAGACAAGTGCAGAAATTTGAAGGTGTTTATTTTAGAGGCTGTGAGTTCTGTTTTTGTCTCTAACCAATGGTTGCGTGAACTTTTTGACAAGTTTCCTTTCCTTGAGACGTTGGAATTAAGTGGTTGTGTTACATCTGAGAGCCTAATGATCTCCAGTTCTAGGCTCAAGGTTTTGTCCTTCCAGGCTTGCTTAGAGTTGAAGGAAGCTAAGATCGATGCGCCGAATTTAGAGTCATGTAGATATTATGGAAACTCCAGCCACATGCCAGCAGCTATATCTTTTGTGAATTGTTCAAATCAGGTGGATTTTGATTTTGGCTTCCCACTAGAATCTCGTATGGATTTGAAAAGGCTTAGGGCATTTTTCCAGAACATAGCACCAATAAATGTTATGGTATCCTTGTATCTTGGAATCATGAGAGCTTCATCT ATTGTGTTCAATGAAGATGTACTACAAAATGTTCAAGTCCCTTTGCCAAGGATCAAAGAATTGAGGTTATCGGTAGCTGAAAAAACTGAAGAGTTCTGTGTGCTTCTTATCAATGATTTGTTTTGGAGCTTCCGTCCTGCTATTATTTCTTTGAACGTGAGACTTTGCAGCAGAATATTCCTTAAG CTACTATTGGAGAAGCTAAGGTGCAACAACGAGGAAGAGAGATGCTGCAGTTCAAGTCAAATGAAATGTTGGTGGCATGATTTGAAAGATGTCAAAGTCAGAAGCTATCCTGAGAAATATGAGAACATCAGTGATTGTGAAGCACTCTTGGATTCAATGCCATTAAATTTTTCTTTCCCGGCTCTTCGGCTTAACTTTCAGTTAGAGTGGGACTCGTTACA TACTTCTCTGTCCGGCGGCGGCATCAATGCCGGTCCCAGCGTCAACTAA
- the LOC112776323 gene encoding uncharacterized protein produces the protein MDKISDLPKIILHDILSRLPYKDAARTSVLSKAWHETWSSFPILVFHGFDQGVFLRFEDTNDPLKIQDHRRKVSNFLNSVDRTLVRFHHHGFAIKEFSLSMTFFHPQFMPHRVDRWMKIVGESSSIQVLKLKLKVVDYCRGFEFDSDTVDNYYCLPPDVVKAKSLTELELSGKIRVDKLFVNHRIRFPMLRILSLIDVYLGHDQAMEDLISGCPMIEDLKLEHCVGLENVKVHDLPKLKSAKFYGFREIHVDVPSLEYLHLGNDELEFPCDINIDKCRNLKVLLLEAVSSVFVSNQWLLELFDKFPSLERLELCGCITSESLMISSSRLKVLSFWACLELKEAKIDAPNLESCRYFGTHSHMPAAISFVNCSNKVEFDAVFAIEFRLDLEWLRAFFQHIEPRNVTLSLRIMKDSSGHTAGLFNLGNTCYMNSTLQCLHSVPELKSALIQYSHSGRNNDVDQSSHLLTVATRDLFNELDKSVKPVAPMQFWMLLRKKYPQFGQLHNGVFMQQDAEECWTQLLYTLSQSLRSNGSSENADAVKALFGIELISRIHCQESNEESSETESVYSLKCHISQEVNHLHEGIKQGLKSELEKASPALGRSANYLKESRINALPRYLTVQFVRFFWKRESNQKAKILRKVDYPLELDVYDFCSDDLRKKLEAPRKLLRDEEGKKLGLKGSEKSSVQKDNDEKMADAEGSSNGGGEPSVAPMEEGEKATQMTGIYDLVAVLTHKGRSADSGHYVGWVKQENGKWIEFDDDNPKPRIEDDITRLSGGGDWHMAYIIMYKARVVSV, from the exons ATGGACAAAATTTCTGATCTGCCAAAGATAATCCTCCATGACATTCTTTCAAGATTGCCTTACAAAGATGCTGCAAGGACCAGTGTTTTGTCCAAGGCTTGGCATGAAACATGGTCCTCATTCCCCATCTTGGTCTTCCACGGCTTTGACCAAGGCGTGTTCTTGCGCTTTGAGGATACAAATGATCCCCTGAAGATACAAGATCACAGAAGGAAAGTCAGCAACTTCCTCAACTCTGTGGACAGAACACTTGTTAGGTTCCACCACCACGGCTTCGCCATCAAAGAATTCAGCCTTAGTATGACGTTCTTCCATCCTCAGTTCATGCCACATCGCGTCGATCggtggatgaagatagtaggtgaAAGTAGTAGTATTCAAGTGCTAAAGCTTAAACTTAAAGTTGTTGACTATTGCCGTGGATTTGAGTTTGACTCTGACACGGTTGATAATTATTACTGCTTGCCACCAGATGTAGTGAAGGCAAAGTCATTAACTGAATTAGAGTTGTCAGGGAAGATTAGAGTGGATAAATTGTTTGTAAATCACAGAATTAGGTTCCCTATGTTGCGGATATTGTCCTTAATTGATGTTTATTTGGGACATGATCAAGCCATGGAAGATCTCATTTCTGGTTGTCCTATGATTGAAGACTTGAAATTGGAGCACTGTGTTGGATTGGAAAATGTAAAAGTACATGATTTGCCTAAGCTAAAGTCTGCTAAGTTTTATGGATTTCGTGAAATTCATGTTGATGTGCCAAGTCTAGAGTATCTTCATCTTGGTAATGACGAATTAGAGTTCCCTTGTGATATCAATATAGACAAGTGCAGAAATTTGAAGGTGCTTCTTTTAGAGGCTGTGAGTTCTGTTTTTGTCTCTAACCAATGGTTGCTTGAACTTTTTGACAAGTTTCCTTCACTTGAGAGGTTGGAATTATGTGGTTGTATTACATCTGAGAGCCTAATGATCTCCAGTTCTAGGCTCAAGGTTTTGTCCTTCTGGGCTTGCTTAGAGTTGAAGGAAGCTAAGATCGATGCACCGAATTTAGAGTCATGTAGATACTTTGGAACTCACAGCCACATGCCAGCAGCCATATCTTTTGTGAACTGTTCAAATAAGGTGGAATTTGATGCTGTCTTCGCAATCGAATTTCGTCTGGATTTGGAATGGCTTAGGGCATTTTTCCAGCACATAGAACCAAGAAATGTTACCTTGTCTCTTAGAATCATGAAAGATTCATCT gGACATACTGCTGGCCTTTTCAATTTGGGAAATACCTGTTATATGAACTCAACATTACAATGTCTCCATTCTGTGCCAGAGTTGAAGTCAGCTTTGATTCA GTACTCACATTCAGGAAGGAACAATGATGTTGACCAGTCTTCTCATCTGTTGACAGTTGCTACCCGTGACTTATTCAATGAGCTTGATAAAAGTGTCAAGCCTGTGGCGCCAATGCAATTTTGGATG TTATTGAGGAAGAAGTACCCTCAATTTGGCCAGCTGCATAATGGAGTGTTCATGCAACAG GATGCTGAAGAATGTTGGACACAACTTCTATATACACTTTCTCAGTCTCTAAGATCTAATGGATCTAG TGAAAATGCTGATGCTGTGAAGGCTCTTTTTGGCATAGAACTTATTAGCAG GATTCATTGCCAAGAGAGTAACGAAGAAAGCTCAGAAACAGAATCTGTTTATTCACTTAAATGCCACATATCTCAGGAGGTGAACCATTTGCATGAAGGAATAAAACAA GGATTAAAATCAGAATTGGAGAAAGCTTCCCCTGCTTTGGGCCGTAGTGCTAACTACTTGAAGGAATCACGCATCAATGCCTTGCCAAG GTATTTGACAGTTCAGTTTGTCCGTTTTTTCTGGAAGAGAGAGTCCAACCAAAAGGCCAAGATTTTGCGG AAAGTGGATTATCCTTTGGAGTTGGATGTTTATGACTTTTGTTCTGATGATCTTCGCAAAAAGTTGGAAGCCCCAAGAAAG CTCCTAAGAGATGAGGAAGGAAAAAAGCTTGGTCTGAAAGGCAGTGAGAAAAGCTCAGTTCAAAAGGATAACGATGAAAAAATGGCAGATGCAGAG GGATCTTCAAATGGAGGAGGCGAGCCATCTGTAGCTCCAATGGAAGAGG GTGAAAAAGCTACGCAGATGACTGGAATATATGATTTGGTTGCCGTATTGACCCACAAGGGTAGAAGTGCTGATTCGGGGCATTATGTTGGTTGGGTCAAGCAAGAAAATG GGAAGTGGATAGAGTTTGATGATGACAACCCCAAACCCAGAATAGAAGACGACATCACTAGACTATCTGGAGGAG GTGATTGGCACATGGCTTACATAATCATGTACAAGGCTCGTGTTGTATCTGTTTAA